A genomic window from Denticeps clupeoides chromosome 11, fDenClu1.1, whole genome shotgun sequence includes:
- the plk2b gene encoding serine/threonine-protein kinase PLK2b, producing MDIMRSNAYPAAANNKPGEARWRREQGPAGGPELSRIITDPATGKCYCRGKVLGKGGFAKCYEMTDLSTSKVYAAKIIPHSRVSKPHQREKIDREIELHRALQHKNIVQFFHHFEDKDNIYILLEYCSRRSLAHILKARKVLTEPEVRYYLRQIISALKYLHEQEILHRDLKLGNLFMNDSMEVKVGDFGLAAKLELACNRRKTICGTPNYLSPEVLNKQGHGCESDVWALGCVMYTMLMGRPPFETTNLKETYRCIREARYTVPSTASLPAKQLISSMLAKAPEDRPRLEDIMRHEFFSQGFMPEYLPPSSCHTVPDFHVSSPAKSFFKKAAAALFGGKKDKAKYLEALNKLSKEEEDIYKLRQDLRKAVISPPPATLLPEDGGDSGGKRSPPTDGKPPTRDPIRMIVRGSLGSCSSSSECLEDSTTGTVADAVASVLRGCLEHMPKAENVPKAGSASKLYWVTKWVDYSNKYGFGYQLSDGTVGVLFNNGTHMSLLPDKRTVHHYMSLGHCSAFSVTEPPEHFVGQVTVLKYFAHYMEENLMDGGDMTSTTDIQMPRIYLLQWLKSDRALMMLFSDGTFQVNFYHDHSKLVLCSQQQDYTLTYINEERASTTLTLSSLLVSGCPADLRERMEYALNMLMQRSN from the exons ATGGACATAATGAGGAGCAACGCTTACCCGGCCGCGGCCAACAACAAGCCCGGCGAGGCGCGCTGGAGGAGGGAGCAGGGTCCCGCCGGGGGTCCGGAGCTGTCCAGGATCATCACCGACCCGGCCACGGGCAAGTGTTACTGCCGGGGCAAAGTTCTGGGGAAG GGGGGCTTCGCGAAGTGCTATGAAATGACGGACCTGTCCACCAGCAAGGTGTACGCCGCCAAAATCATCCCCCACAGCCGGGTCTCCAAACCGCACCAGCGGGAAAAG ATCGACAGGGAGATCGAGCTGCACCGAGCTCTCCAGCACAAGAACATCGTGCAGTTCTTCCACCACTTCGAGGATAAAGACAACATCTACATCCTGCTGGAGTACTGCAGCAGACGG TCACTTGCTCACATTCTGAAGGCTCGTAAGGTGCTGACCGAGCCTGAGGTCCGGTACTACCTCCGACAGATCATATCTGCCTTGAAGTACCTGCACGAGCAGGAGATCCTGCACCGCGACCTGAAGCTGG gtaACCTGTTCATGAACGATTCCATGGAGGTGAAGGTGGGAGATTTTGGCTTGGCGGCTAAACTAGAGCTGGCATGCAACAGGCGCAAGACGATCTGCGGAACGCCCAACTACCTGTCCCCCGAGGTGCTCAACAAGCAGGGTCATGGGTGCGAGTCTGACGTGTGGGCCCTGGGCTGCGTCAT GTACACCATGCTGATGGGGAGACCCCCGTTCGAGACCACGAACCTGAAGGAGACGTACCGCTGCATCCGGGAGGCTCGCTACACCGTGCCCTCCACCGCGTCCCTCCCAGCCAAGCAGCTGATCTCCAGCATGCTGGCGAAGGCGCCAGAGGACCGGCCGCGCCTGGAGGACATCATGCGCCACGAGTTCTTCTCGCAG GGCTTCATGCCAGAGTACCTCCCGCCCAGCTCCTGCCACACCGTCCCAGACTTCCACGTCTCCAGCCCCGCCAAGAGCTTCTTCAAAAAGGCCGCAGCTGCGCTCTTTGGTGGGAAGAAGGACAAGGCCAAGTACCTTGAAGCCTTGA ATAAACTGTCCAAGGAGGAAGAAGATATTTACAAGCTGCGTCAGGACTTGAGGAAGGCTGTTATCAGCCCGCCGCCTGCCACGCTGCTGCCTGAG gATGGAGGCGACAGTGGCGGGAAGCGTTCGCCTCCCACCGACGGGAAGCCCCCGACGAGAGACCCCATTCGCATGATCGTGAGGGGCAGCCTGGGGAGCTGCAGTAGCAGCAGTGAAT GCCTGGAGGACAGCACCACCGGCACGGTGGCGGATGCGGTCGCCAGCGTCCTGCGCGGCTGTCTGGAGCACATGCCGAAAG CCGAAAACGTTCCCAAAGCGGGCAGCGCCAGCAAACTGTACTGGGTGACCAAGTGGGTGGACTACTCCAACAAATACGGCTTCGGTTACCAGCTCTCGGACGGCACCGTGGGCGTCCTGTTCAACAACGGAACGCACATGAGCCTTCTGCCCGACAAGAG GACCGTTCACCACTACATGAGCCTGGGCCACTGCTCCGCCTTCTCGGTCACCGAGCCTCCCGAGCACTTTGTAGGCCAGGTCACCGTTCTCAAGTACTTTGCACACTACATGGAGGAGAACCTGATGGAC ggTGGGGACATGACCAGCACAACTGACATCCAAATGCCCAGAATTTATCTTCTGCAGTGGTTGAAGTCAGACAGAGCTTTAATGATGCTTTTCAGCGATGGCACATTTCAG GTGAACTTCTACCACGACCACAGCAAACTGGTCCTGTGTTCGCAGCAGCAGGACTACACGCTGACATACATCAACGAGGAGCGCGCCTCTACCACGCTGACGCTCAGCTCCCTCCTGGTGTCCGGCTGCCCCGCGGACCTGAGGGAACGCATGGAGTATGCCCTCAACATGCTGATGCAGAGAAGCAACTGA
- the LOC114799776 gene encoding protein N-lysine methyltransferase FAM173A → MEDSIDVTLQDKRSELQAQQQASTTLTASSGALLLGFYGLWTLFAQPGFRRVPVGLRVPYLPSSTAQTQNVMRLLRGRGGCLADLGSGDGRLVFAASSAGFRCTGFEINSVLRTLSRARACWKGVPASSVTFISDDFWKVSLTNYSNVTAFLAPGVMEVLGEKFLKELPDDARVIACRFPIPDWPCAASEGHGLDQAWAYDMRSVRSAR, encoded by the exons ATGGAGGATTCCATTGATGTGACCCTTCAGGACAAAAGATCGGAGCTGCAAGCTCAGCAGCAGGCCAGCACCACCCTGACAGCTTCATCTGGAGCACTGCTCCTTGGTTTCTATGGCCTTTGGACTTTATTTGCCCAGCCTGGATTTCGGAGAGTTCCTGTTGGACTCAGG GTGCCGTACTTGCCCTCGAGTACAGCGCAGACGCAGAACGTGATGAGGTTGTTACGGGGACGTGGAGGCTGTCTGGCCGATCTGGGCTCAGGTGACGGCAGGCTG GTGTTCGCCGCATCATCTGCCGGGTTCCGGTGCACCGGGTTTGAGATTAACTCTGTCCTCAGAACGCTGTCTCGAGCGAGAGCGTGTTGGAAGGGCGTGCCGGCCAGCAGCGTGACGTTCATCAGCGATGACTTTTGGAAG GTCTCTCTGACTAATTACAGCAACGTGACGGCCTTCCTGGCCCCTGGAGTG ATGGAGGTGTTGGGCGAGAAGTTTCTGAAGGAGCTGCCTGATGATGCCCGGGTGATCGCCTGTCGGTTCCCCATCCCAGACTGGCCCTGTGCCGCCTCGGAAGGTCACGGCTTAGACCAGGCTTGGGCTTATGACATGCGCTCTGTGCGATCTGCCCGTTGA
- the pde4d gene encoding cAMP-specific 3',5'-cyclic phosphodiesterase 4D isoform X6, producing the protein MPEANYLLTVSWGYIKFKRMLNRELTHLSEMSRSGNQVSEFISSTFLDKQHEVEMPSPQTQKEKEKKKRPMSQISGVKKLTHSSSLTNSNIPRFGVKTETEDELAKELEDINKWGLNVFKVTEFSGNRPLTVMMYTIFQERDLLKTFKIPLDTFITYLMTLEDHYHGDVAYHNNIHAADVTQSTHVLLSTPALEAVFTDLEILAAIFASAIHDVDHPGVSNQFLINTNSELALMYNDSSVLENHHLAVGFKLLQEENCDIFQNLTKKQRQSLRKMVIDIVLATDMSKHMNLLADLKTMVETKKVTSSGVLLLDNYSDRIQVLQNMVHCADLSNPTKPLQLYRQWTDRIMEEFFSQGDRERERGMEISPMCDKHNASVEKSQVGFIDYIVHPLWETWADLVHPDAQDILDTLEDNREWYQSTIPQSPSPALDDPEEGRRPGAAEKFQFELTLEEDGESDTEKDSGSQPEEEEEEEEEDEEEEEDNSCSDTKTLCTQDSESTEIPLDEQVGEEEEEEDDEGEGRSSAPCVLVEEEEVEDEEDKTAST; encoded by the exons ATGCCTGAGGCTAATTACCTCCTCACCGTGTCCTGGGGATACATAAAG TTTAAGAGGATGTTGAACAGAGAACTCACCCATTTGTCCGAGATGAGCCGCTCGGGGAACCAGGTGTCTGAGTTCATCTCTAGCACGTTCTTAG acaAGCAGCACGAGGTGGAGATGCCGTCACCGCAGACACAGaaggaaaaggagaagaagaagcggCCAATGTCCCAGATCAGTGGTGTGAAGAAGCTGACGCACAGCTCCAGCCTCACCAACTCCAACATTCCCCGCTTCGGCGTCAAGACTGAGACAGAGGACGAGCTGGCCAAG GAGTTAGAGGACATCAACAAATGGGGCCTTAATGTTTTCAAAGTTACAGAGTTCTCCGGCAACCGACCCTTAACGGTCATGATGTACACCATATTCCAG GAGAGGGACTTGCTCAAAACATTCAAGATTCCACTGGACACGTTCATAACGTACCTCATGACCTTAGAAGACCATTACCATGGAGACGTTGCCTATCATAATAACATCCACGCTGCCGACGTCACCCAGTCCACTCACGTACTGCTGTCCACACCCGCTCTGGAG GCGGTTTTCACCGATCTTGAAATTCTTGCTGCCATTTTCGCCAGTGCCATTCACGACGTTGACCACCCCGGAGTTTCGAACCAGTTCCTCATAAACACTA ACTCAGAGTTGGCTCTCATGTACAACGACTCATCGGTGCTGGAGAACCACCACCTGGCCGTGGGTTTCAAACTGCTGCAGGAGGAGAACTGTGACATCTTCCAGAACCTCACCAAAAAACAGAGACAATCGCTGAGGAAGATGGTCATTGACATT GTCTTGGCTACAGACATGTCCAAACACATGAATCTCCTGGCCGACCTGAAGACAATGGTGGAGACCAAAAAAGTGACAAGCTCTGGAGTTCTGCTGCTGGATAATTATTCTGACAGGATACAG GTCCTGCAGAACATGGTCCACTGTGCCGACTTGAGCAACCCCACAAAGCCGCTGCAGCTCTACCGGCAGTGGACCGACCGCATCATGGAGGAGTTCTTCAGCCAGGGCGACCGCGAGCGAGAGAGGGGCATGGAGATCAGCCCCATGTGTGACAAGCACAATGCCTCTGTGGAGAAATCCCAG GTGGGCTTCATTGACTACATTGTGCATCCACTGTGGGAGACATGGGCTGACCTGGTCCACCCAGATGCACAGGACATTCTGGACACCCTGGAGGACAACCGTGAGTGGTACCAGAGCACCATCCCTCAAAGCCCCTCTCCTGCCCTTGACGACCCGGAGGAAGGGCGGCGTCCCGGCGCAGCAGAGAAGTTCCAGTTCGAGCTGACACTGGAGGAGGACGGCGAGTCGGACACGGAGAAGGACAGTGGCAGCCagcctgaggaggaggaggaggaagaggaggaagacgaggaggaggaagaagacaaCAGCTGCAGTGACACTAAAACTCTTTGCACGCAGGACTCTGAATCCACTGAGATCCCCCTGGATGAACaggtgggggaggaggaggaggaggaggatgatgaagggGAAGGGAGGAGCTCTGCCCCCTGCGTTTTagtggaagaggaagaagtggaggatgaggaggataaAACTGCCAGCACATAA
- the rab3c gene encoding ras-related protein Rab-3C, producing the protein MDLYGKMASTQDSRQEGSDQNFDYMFKLLIIGNSSVGKTSFLFRYADDAFTSAFVSTVGIDFKVKTVYRNEKRIKLQIWDTAGQERYRTITTAYYRGAMGFILMYDITNEDSFCAVQDWSTQIKTYSWDNAQVILAGNKCDMEEERVISVDSGRLLADQLGFEFFETSAKDNINVKQTFERLVDLICSKMSEAQETDPAVTTATATSKLTDNPPPPTQAACGC; encoded by the exons ATGGATTTATATGGAAAG ATGGCCTCAACGCAGGATAGCAGACAGGAGGGCTCTGACCAGAACTTTGATTACATGTTTAAACTGCTAATCATTGGAAACAGCAGTGTGGGCAAAACGTCTTTCCTCTTTCGCTACGCAGACGATGCGTTCACCTCAGCCTTTGTCAGCACGGTTGGGATAGACTTCAAAGTGAAGACTGTGTACAGGAATGAGAAGAGGATCAAGCTCCAGATATGG GACACGGCAGGCCAGGAGCGATACCGGACCATCACCACCGCATACTACAGAGGGGCCATGGGCTTCATTCTGATGTATGACATCACCAACGAGGACTCGTTCTGCGCCGTTCAGGACTG GTCAACTCAAATCAAGACCTACTCTTGGGACAACGCTCAGGTCATCCTGGCTGGGAATAAGTGTGacatggaggaggagagagtgaTTTCGGTGGACAGCGGCCGACTGCTGGCTGACCAGCTGG GCTTTGAGTTCTTCGAGACAAGCGCCAAGGACAACATTAACGTGAAGCAgacctttgaacgcctggtggACCTCATCTGTAGTAAGATGTCAGAGGCGCAGGAGACAGATCCTGCGGTAACCACGGCAACGGCCACTTCCAAGCTCACCGATAACCCGCCCCCTCCCACCCAGGCCGCCTGTGGCTGTTAG